A stretch of the Notamacropus eugenii isolate mMacEug1 chromosome 2, mMacEug1.pri_v2, whole genome shotgun sequence genome encodes the following:
- the WBP2 gene encoding WW domain-binding protein 2, with the protein MALNRNHSESGVIVNNTENILMTYDHVELSFSDMDHMTDAFKGTKKGSLYLTPYRVIFLSKGKDSMQSFMMPFYLMKDYEIKQPVFGANYIRGTVKAEAGGGWEGSAVYRLTFAAGGAIEFGQRMLQVAAQASRGEVPNGAYGYSYMPNGAYAFPMPAANGMYPNPPSYPYAPPPPLATEFYPGPPMMDGAIGYMQPPPPPYPGPMEPPVGGPDVPSTPAAEAKAAEAAASAYYNPVNPHNVYMPTDQPPPPPYYPPEDKKTQ; encoded by the exons TATTCTAATGACCTACGATCATGTGGAGCTCTCCTTCAGTGACATGGATCACATGACAGATGCCTTCAAAGGAACCAAGAAAGGCAGCCTCTATTTGACTCCTTACAGA GTTATTTTTCTGTCCAAGGGAAAGGACTCCATGCAATCATTCATGATGCCATTTTACTTAATGAAGGACTATGAGATCAAGCAGCCTGTGTTTGGTGCAAATTACATCAGAGGAACAGTGAAGGCTGAAGCAGGAG gtgGCTGGGAAGGATCAGCTGTATACAGATTGACCTTTGCAGCAGGGGGCGCTATTGAGTTCGGACAGCGAATGCTACAGGTGGCTGCTCAAG CCTCCAGAGGGGAAGTCCCCAATGGCGCTTACGGGTACTCGTACATGCCCAATGGAGCCTATGCTTTTCCTATGCCAGCTGCCAACGGGATGTACCCAAACCCTCCAAGCTATCCCTATGCACCACCTCCACCACTTGCCACTG AGTTTTATCCAGGACCTCCCATGATGGATGGGGCCATAGGGTACATGCAGCCCCCACCACCTCCTTATCCGGGACCCATGGAGCCACCTGTAGGTGGCCCTGATGTACCATCTACTCCTGCAG ctgAAGCAAAAGCTGCTGAAGCTGCTGCCAGTGCTTACTACAATCCTGTCAATCCCCACAATGTCTACATGCCCACG GACCAGCCTCCGCCACCTCCATACTACCCCCCAGAAGACAAGAAGACCCAGTAG